The DNA window acattgatctctaattacctataattaccgtagaagtcgcatcgaataatttatcctgaagtccttagatcaaacgtgaatatttttctatcgtgttattttacaaagagtgtatattagggatagtatttcgtgcattttgtaattttctaataagatggttacgaaaggagaatgtataaagaatcaatcgtgataaatctttgttaatttaatattccataaaaaacgataagagaatttgatgcggcaaatattatattatttgcaggtttcatacgtttccatcgctttctctctttcgactttcttatttacagaagtttattacgatttaaatttgttctatttttattaataattcataatctcgtcatgtaatcgcgagtatgcgtagcagccattgacgcgagcttaggcgcggtgcggcgagacgtgggaacggcgacgacgccacgcttctccttcttccccccgccgccaccggcagccaatgcttgagacagtaggccgtgctatggctcgagcggctcgagcccttccttcggcgcgcaaggcgcgctctcattcgcataaattaaaaaatttatatcttgattattgatagacctaaccaagactatattggatttttatgttcatctcgatcccgtctatctttccatgaagtaTTGCACACCAGATTTGGGACACTAGTTACATATGAAATATGTTTATAGCAATTGATTTATggattatatatgtaatcgattagttacatattataataaaatgtgcaacattttgaatttattataattgtattatataatgttgatTTTGtgtgcaaaattttttgttgaaccttaattatttatttttacattgtttgATAAatacatcaaattattattataaaatttattgtattgcaaTGTTGCTATAATATACCATTGCCGTTTTTAATGaagtgaatattttatttttgttgcagtctaaaaacaatgatgtatttttgcagaataattgcaaaatattgcaCCATATGGTGGAATAAGGATCATGATGGTGGAATAAGggcaatgttaaaaaaaacatcgatTATGAAATAATCGGTTATTCAAATGATCGATTCTAcacaatacattattttttaacagactaaaaaaataatcgattgttttgcaaaaagataaaaaaatcgactgttagttaatttttttaacagtaaTTATAATGCTAGTCAGATAATAAACGGTTCTCACGAACCCCATGCATTCATTTCATTTGGATTTTAATATGGAATATCGGTGCAGGGTAGAAAGTGCAGTGCTCCACTGCACTTTCTACCCTGGCGAAAAAGTCGCCTTCAAATTTTAACTATCCGAATCCTATGTTTCGAGGTTTTAGgacaatatacatttattaatgttattaatttacttgtttataaaaatgaaaatatgtaGATCACgtcaattaaatatacatcGGATAATGATCAAAATTACGAATTTATCACATTCTCTTGCAGTATCTTTGCCTTGGATGTATGTCACGTCATTGTTATATGTCCGGAATAAACctgaaatacaaaaaaaaaaagaaatttaaatttcatatatattagggaatatactaaatacataataaaaacatttataattacgcTGAAACAGCTGACCTGAAAGACCATCGCAATAACCAGAGAGAAGGCTAAGAGACGACATGGCCCGGTTTTAGGTGATCCTCTAGAGACCTTGAAAGGGGAGACTGGCGTAAGTTCTAGTTGGataaaaaatggcggacgtaaataatctaaaaagtGAAGTGTCAAAATAGAAATGTTAGAATACGCTGAGTAAGCTGAGGGCACactaaataaatgtaatgaagaaaaaagaattatctgCTAGCTATAAGAATAAAGGTATAAGAATAAAGTCAGTTTTATCATTCTAGTTACATACCCAGATAGGAAAGCATGCAGAAAagcaacattttaatttctaaatgtaATGTAGGATATATTGTGTCATAATTGTAAatctactttttaaaatcattgattctaaatttaatttatgtaacatgtagcaatttttaaaaaatcaatgccTAAAATCCATCTTTGCAGAATTGTGATATTAGTGAGTCTCATCTTTGCATAATTATTGCTgaatacatttcaaaaattaattttgtaatttttgtagaaattattacaatatcaaattgtacaattgttacttaaatattcttaaatgaaaattgtacAAAGAAACATGTATACTATTTTAGTATCATTTGTAAATAGATTGACAAAATGTGAAGTTTACAATTATTGCGACGTAATCTGCAGAAATCTAGTGTTCGGTTATTTCTCGAACCTGCCCGAATTCGCCCGATACTCAGCACTCTCAAGTCTCAACAGGTCGAAGAAGCTCTCCTTTACAAACTCTGTGTGCATTCGGCGTTCAGCATACAGCCACTATTTTTAGCTTATTGTTAGTATATTTTGTTTGATTTTCAATTCGTTCTTTTTGGTAAATCTCTTAAACAAGCATAAACGAGTGACATCGTAAATTTAGTTGCGATTATTTACTTGTATATACACGCGGACCAATTTTGGGTGCTTTTATTATTCAGCaggtaaattatatacattttttagccattattaaaattatggttCATTTGATAACTGTTGTGCAAACATTATTCGGtgctgttataaaaataaatattaatatagtataatagatattaataataaatataatatttaaaatttatttcttaatacaatattacacggagagaattttcttataaaatttatcttcaaactctgataattatgaaataatgtgtgacctcgaggaattactatactttttagtaaaattgactaaaagtatagtaaaatttatattatcccacaattactagattttgaaggtaaattttaagaaaaaattctctccacGTATAGTAATTAcgcaaataaattgaaaatgtatttttcaatacaatgtcataataattacgtgaataaatttattttttaatataatgtcgCAATACTTATATAgacaataaaattcaaaatttattttctaatacaaTGTTGTGATAATTACGCAAtaagatttgaaaattatggATAAACTTCCGAAAAGGTGAAACCTCCGATCacgctgaaattttaaccaaagcttacccttgattagagaaaaaagtcCCTAAAAGGATTTTCGCCGACAAAGCTTTGTTTGCCCTTTATCACTTCCTAaagttgcaaacatttttactgtatatctctgaaaatattgattttagagaaaaaagtttcaaacaaaaaataaagctcataaaaagctctacaaaaaaggttatatacattttttacgtaaacctattattttggctatcatgaagaaaaaaagctttttttctctcaacattttaaaagcttTCATTATGTATTTCAGAAAAGATAGCGTAAAAAATAggtataaaaaatgcatactataaagaacacacacacacacgcgcgcgcgcggggtgCAAGGAGGGCCTTTGGCTCTCTCTCTTCCGCACCCCGCTAATAGAGATACCCTGAATAGAAATGCGCAAAATTCAAATgaatacgtatataataagaatctcgtttcaaatgcgcacagaccaaatacgcacagtgcaaaacggacacagtcgcaaacccatgtggtgcaaagaatgctttgcacacacacacacacacacacacacacacgcgcgcgcgcgcgcgcgcgcccgcgggTGCAAGGGGGAGGTcttcgccccccccccctcccgcacccaccccgtcggtaggggtgccctgaaaagttgcaacccatgtggtaagttcctgcgcatttgatccgtatgcatttggtccgttcgcatttgttactgtaaTCCTAACTGTAACCCAATCAATTTTAAGtcattatttaagtttatgaATATCCAATTGACCATTTTACAATGTCAATTGGATATTCATAAACCAGGAGAGTGCCTACAATAGACCCATCCACGCGCGTGTGTTTATACGagtaaaatcttgttaatccaaaattaaaattattttatttcataatagtTATTATAACTGCCAAAATAATAGGggtacgtaaaaaatgtatataattttttttgtagagccttttatgagcttcattttttgtttgaaacttttttctctaaaatcaatactttcagagatatacagtaaaaatgtttgcaacttTAGGAAGTGATAAAGGGCAAATAAAGCTTTGTCGGTGAAAATCCTTTTAGGGactttcttttctaattaagggtaagctttggttaaaatttcagcgcgaTCGGAGGTTTCACCTTTTCGGAAGTACACCCAAAATGGattttaatggaaaattatttttcaatacaatgtcgtaataatttaataaataaatttaaaatttattttttaattcaatgtcGTAATATTTACGCaaagtaattttcaaatttgttttcatCAAAACATAAGCGTTTTGTAGTCTCACTTGCAACAATTATTGCGAAATTGAGGTAAATAGAAGATGcaataattgtgcatttattttgcaattttcttatctgggtaataaataatgtaatatataataaataatttaatgttatagaAAATGACAGGCTGTTGCATTTTGGACTGCAACAATAAAGGTGAGGAAGGCTATGTCATGAAGCGCTTTCCAATAAATCccctgttaaaaaaaatatggttgGAGActattagaagaaaaaaatggaaacCGAAACAGTATTCAGCTGTTTGTGAGGCaagcatataattataataaaaaatatatacataaaattatataacaaataaatctaattaatgTCTTCCTTGTCGCtagtaataaatatcaaataattaaaacaattaaaggTCGATTCAACTGgcactttattataaattttattataaacttaaatGGACATTCACGTGatggttatttataataaagtgcCATTGAGTTGACTATTaatcgttttaattatttgaaaattatataaaatatagaaatcttAATAGTgagtttaaaatttgttttcatttGGTTAAATTTCCAGGTGCATTTCGCAAAAAAAATGTGGGAAAAGCCTCGACAAgatgggaaaaaaaaattgaagacaCAAGCAGTGCCAACAATTTTCGGGAGCgtctcagatgcgcacagtaataaacgaacacagcaggctgagtgaaacggacacaaacccaaatgcgcacagaccaaatgcgcacagaccaaatgcgcacggaccaaatgcgcacggaccaaatgcacacggaccaaatgcgcacggaccaaacgGACACGGTAACCTacaaacttaccacatgggttgcgacttttcgggcacctctaccgacggggtgggtgcgggagggggtgCGAagcccccccttgcacccccccgtgtgtgtgtgtgtgtgtgtgtgtgcaaagcattctctgcatcacataggtttgcgactgtgcgcatttggtccgtgcgcatttgatctatgtccgtttcactcagcctgctgtgtccgtttattactgtgcgcatctgggactcactccaATTTTcgctatttataaaaaacaactGTGTGGGACAACTGCTGAATCTCTCGATGAATCAAGAGCAAAGAAATTTAGAACTaatgatgaaaaaaataaagaatttacaaGTATTTAAACAAATCAATGTCAATTTGCAACTGTAGAAAATAACaatgaaaacaataataaatccaCAAACATTGATGAACATCCTGAATATGAgactaatttatttaagaataacataaCTAATAATGATAGTACAAACGCATCTGCAGCAATATCCTcaacatgtaatttaacatcaATTACATTTGAGTGTGCTCtcgaacaaataaaaatattagaacaaGAACttcacaataaaaaaacagaagtAAACCAATTGCAAGACAAACTGGAGAATGCCGATAAAGTTCTTCGTACTCTTAACAGATCAAATACGATTCTTATGAAGCGTATTAGAAGACTCAGGAGCACGAAAAGACTACGAATTGAAAAAAGTGTGTTGCAATCAAGAGAATTAGTTCAAAAAGTTTTCAATGATGATCAAATTGAATGGCTATAGTCTAGCAAACGACGTGTATATACTTGGTCTaaagaaactattaaaaagCTCTCCGAATAAATCTTGTACCAATTCTGGTTATAAAGAACTTATTAAGCAAAATATTCCATTACCATCAACTCGTACTTTAAGACAAAGTCTTGAAAATGTAGCCTTTACTCCAAGAATATTAGATGATATTTTTGATGCTATGAAAAGTAAAGTTCAATTATTCGAAGACCAGAGACAATGTCATTGCATGATTGGCGTTGACGAAATGTCTCTTACTCCTGGTGAACAACTTGATCCTTGTACAAATTCcattgtaagaaaatttacTATTCCTAATAGTCGTGGTAACTGTTAAACTTAGTTTTCTAATTGTGACATTTTACACAAgtagtattttgtattttgctCATCTTAATATCTctgttgttattattacactgtattattgaaaagtaacaaaaatattaaaataagcaaaataaatatctttataacgATTTTTGTGTTACTTAACGATTTAacctattattatatattcgttgaaaatatgtatgcatttggtATAATGTGCTTTTGTACGTTTTCTTGAAGGAGAAACAGTTCCGGCAACATATGCTTTAGTATTTCTTCTTGGCGTTATCTTTTATCGATGGAAACAAGTTGTAGCTTGAATTAACACCTGATGGATTTAATGGTACACATTTGAAacttattattgaaaaacttATTGAAAAAGCTGAAAACATAGGTCTTCGTGTGCATAGCGTTATATCTGACATGTAAGTATGAATCAAGTTATGTGGAAACCTTTTTCCAACAGTGGTGTACATTGACATTGGGTAATACACAGTTCTGTACCTCATCCAATGGACAGTAatcgtaaattattttttttgctgaCGGACCacatcttattaaaaattttagaatcgccattattaaaaacaaacttataGTATTGCCAAATAAATTTGCTAAATCTCATCAACTTTCATCATGTATTGTCAAATGTTTACATTTAGAAAAACTGgtaaatgaacaaaaaaatttagatattaaatttgcactaaaattaaataaagatgttattactttaacacaatttaataaaataagagtgCAAAAAGCAACAAGTATGTTTAGTAAAGATGTAAGCAACGGTCTACGGTTTTTAAGTGAAGAgcgaaatattaatgaatactcaacaacagcaacatttattgaaattgttaGCAAATGGTTTAATATCATTACTTCACGTCAAGCATTTGCTTTAAGCAAAAATCCTGCAAATGAAGAAAGTATTgagaaatatacaaaaactGTAGAGTTCttgtattgatttattttgttacatgtaaGTTGGAAAGAAAGACCCCGTacgaaactattaaaaattattgaaaaataactattcAAAACTATTGAGAGAACTATTTGAAATTTCAAGTTGTAAATTCGGACATTACTATTGGAATCGTCAATAGTTTACTATTAAAATGAATAGTAACTATAGGCGTATGTCAATAGTAATTAATAGTAATGTTCGAATTTActacttataattttgtagTTCTCTTAATAGCTCATTTTTTActcacaaaacattttttactcaCTTTTATACAAAGAATCTCGTGTATTTTGTGTTGGGTATTTTtgttacaccctgtatattaaataataataataatataatatataatatattatacattaatatattatattagaatatgtaaatattataaacaagaaAGCGAAGCCATCTCGAGGGATGGCACAGTCTTAGTGAgttcaaatttaatacagcTCGAGGTTAGCTCATAGTGAAGATggtgatgtaaaaataatttgtaaatgttattGTGCCGCTTTCGAATTACACAGCAAACAAACAAACACaccaaacaaatttattataatagatatgtgcaatatgtgtatatatacgttttgtaaaatgtacaatttttataattgtaaaaatacataaatcgtaatccaatatttattaattctaccATGAATAAGTAAATCTTATCATTTACAGAGtatatgtgcgcgcgcgcgcgtgtgtgtgtgtgtggcatGTGTCGTGTGTGTCGTGTGTTTGCAGTATTTTGAAgccaaatatagaaaaatatcatgtgttcggatttacaattattatcaaatcatTAGTAATATTACTCACAAATAGTTACTATTCATGTAGTTACT is part of the Monomorium pharaonis isolate MP-MQ-018 chromosome 2, ASM1337386v2, whole genome shotgun sequence genome and encodes:
- the LOC118644506 gene encoding peroxynitrite isomerase THAP4-like, which gives rise to MTGCCILDCNNKGEEGYVMKRFPINPLLKKIWLETIRRKKWKPKQYSAVCEVHFAKKMWEKPRQDGKKKLKTQAVPTIFGSVSDAHSNKRTQQAE
- the LOC105840618 gene encoding uncharacterized protein LOC105840618, translating into MMIKLNGYSLANDVYILGLKKLLKSSPNKSCTNSGYKELIKQNIPLPSTRTLRQSLENVAFTPRILDDIFDAMKSKVQLFEDQRQCHCMIGVDEMSLTPGEQLDPCTNSIEKQFRQHML